Proteins from a genomic interval of Pantoea deleyi:
- the gltP gene encoding glutamate/aspartate:proton symporter GltP has translation MKGFKISLAWQILTALVLGIIVGAVLHNQPDNREWLVTNILSPAGDIFIHLIKMIVVPIVISSLIVGIAGVGDAKKLGRIGVKTILYFEVITTIAIVVGITLANVFQPGTGIDMSTLATVDISKYEATTAEVQGGPHSLVTTILSLIPQNIFASMAKGDMLPIIFFSVLFGLGLSSLPSAQRDPLVNLFRGVSEAMFKVTHMIMRYAPVGVFALIAVTIANFGFASLWPLAKLVLLVYAAILFFAFVVLGGVARFCKLRITTLMRILKDELILSYSTSSSETVLPRIMEKMEAYGAPKAITSFVVPTGYSFNLDGSTLYQSIAAIFIAQLYGIDLSLTDEIVLVLTLMVTSKGIAGVPGVSFVVLLATLGSVGIPLEGLAFIAGVDRIMDMARTALNVVGNALAVLVIARWENQFDAEQAKQYELQLRTQTAG, from the coding sequence ATGAAAGGTTTTAAAATCAGCCTGGCCTGGCAGATTCTGACAGCCCTGGTGCTTGGTATCATCGTGGGTGCTGTGTTGCATAATCAGCCAGACAATCGTGAATGGTTAGTCACCAACATTCTCAGTCCTGCGGGCGATATCTTTATTCATCTTATCAAGATGATTGTGGTACCGATTGTGATTTCATCCCTGATTGTCGGCATCGCTGGCGTCGGTGATGCAAAGAAGCTGGGACGCATCGGCGTCAAAACGATTCTCTACTTTGAAGTGATCACCACCATTGCCATTGTGGTCGGTATTACGCTGGCCAACGTATTTCAACCCGGCACCGGCATCGATATGTCAACGCTGGCAACGGTGGACATCTCTAAATATGAAGCGACAACGGCAGAAGTCCAGGGTGGCCCGCACAGCCTGGTGACCACGATTCTGTCGCTGATCCCGCAGAACATCTTCGCTTCCATGGCGAAGGGCGACATGCTGCCGATTATCTTTTTCTCGGTGCTGTTTGGCTTAGGCCTGTCGTCACTGCCGTCAGCGCAGCGCGATCCGCTGGTGAACCTGTTCCGTGGCGTTTCTGAAGCGATGTTTAAAGTGACCCACATGATCATGCGTTATGCGCCGGTAGGGGTATTTGCGCTGATTGCGGTGACCATTGCGAACTTCGGCTTCGCCTCACTGTGGCCACTGGCGAAGCTGGTGCTGCTGGTTTACGCGGCGATCCTCTTCTTCGCCTTTGTGGTGCTGGGTGGGGTGGCGCGCTTCTGTAAGCTGCGGATCACCACGCTGATGCGTATCCTGAAAGATGAGCTGATCCTCTCTTACTCGACCTCCAGCTCAGAAACCGTGTTACCGCGTATCATGGAGAAGATGGAAGCCTACGGCGCGCCGAAAGCGATTACCAGCTTCGTGGTGCCGACCGGTTACTCGTTCAACCTGGATGGATCGACGCTCTATCAGAGTATCGCGGCAATCTTTATTGCCCAGCTCTATGGCATCGACCTGTCGCTGACCGACGAGATCGTGCTGGTACTGACGCTGATGGTGACCTCAAAAGGGATCGCTGGCGTGCCGGGTGTCTCGTTCGTGGTGCTGCTGGCGACGCTGGGCAGCGTCGGCATTCCGCTGGAAGGCCTGGCGTTTATCGCCGGTGTTGACCGTATCATGGATATGGCGCGTACCGCGCTGAACGTGGTCGGTAACGCGCTGGCGGTGCTGGTGATTGCCCGCTGGGAAAACCAGTTCGACGCCGAACAGGCAAAACAGTATGAACTGCAGTTGCGGACACAGACCGCAGGCTGA
- the acs gene encoding acetate--CoA ligase — MSQIHKHPVPENIAANTLITAEQYQAMYQQSVDDPDSFWGEQGKILDWIKPYSKVKNCSFAPGNIDIRWYEDGTLNLAANCLDRHLATRGDHPAIIWEGDDASESKTLTFRQLHAEVCRFANVLELLEVKKGDVVAIYMPMVPEAAVAMLACARIGAVHSVIFGGFSPEAVAGRIVDSSASLVITADEGIRAGRSIPLKKNVDDALKNPHVTSVKNVVVFRRTGKDIGWVEGRDRWWHDLMQNASTNHSAAEVGAEDPLFILYTSGSTGKPKGVLHTTGGYLVYAATTFKFVFDYHQDDIYWCTADVGWVTGHSYLVYGPLACGATTLMFEGVPNWPAPTRMAEVVDKHKVTLLYTAPTAIRALMAEGDKAIEGTDRSSLRIMGSVGEPINPEAWEWYYKKIGNSRCPIVDTWWQTETGGFMITPLPGATELKAGSATRPFFGVQPALVDNEGQPQEGACEGNLVITDSWPGQARTLYGDHDRFEQTYFSTFKNVYFSGDGARRDEDGYYWITGRVDDVLNVSGHRLGTAEIESALVSHPKIAEAAVVGIPHSIKGQAIYAYITLNHGEEPSPELYSDVRQWVRKEIGPIATPDVLHWTDSLPKTRSGKIMRRILRKIATGDTSNLGDTSTLADPGVVEKLLEEKQSIKMP; from the coding sequence ATGAGCCAAATACACAAACATCCCGTTCCAGAGAATATTGCAGCAAACACCCTGATTACCGCAGAGCAGTATCAGGCGATGTATCAGCAATCTGTCGATGATCCAGACAGTTTCTGGGGTGAACAGGGCAAAATCCTCGACTGGATTAAGCCTTACAGCAAAGTGAAAAATTGCTCGTTTGCGCCAGGTAACATTGATATTCGCTGGTACGAAGATGGCACGCTCAACCTGGCGGCAAACTGCCTTGACCGTCATCTTGCGACACGCGGCGATCACCCGGCCATTATCTGGGAGGGGGACGACGCCAGCGAAAGCAAGACCCTGACCTTCCGCCAGTTACACGCCGAAGTCTGTCGCTTCGCCAACGTGCTGGAGTTGCTGGAGGTGAAAAAAGGCGATGTGGTGGCGATCTATATGCCGATGGTGCCCGAAGCGGCCGTCGCCATGCTGGCCTGTGCGCGTATCGGTGCCGTTCATTCGGTCATCTTCGGCGGCTTTTCACCGGAGGCGGTCGCCGGGCGTATCGTCGACTCCAGCGCGTCGCTGGTCATCACCGCCGACGAAGGGATCCGCGCCGGACGCAGCATTCCGCTGAAGAAAAATGTCGATGACGCTTTAAAGAATCCTCACGTTACCAGCGTGAAAAACGTCGTGGTATTCCGCCGCACCGGTAAAGATATCGGCTGGGTGGAAGGCCGCGATCGCTGGTGGCACGACCTGATGCAGAACGCCAGCACCAATCATTCGGCAGCCGAAGTGGGCGCGGAAGATCCGCTGTTTATCCTTTATACGTCCGGTTCTACCGGCAAGCCTAAAGGGGTGCTGCACACCACGGGCGGCTATCTGGTTTACGCCGCGACCACGTTCAAGTTCGTCTTTGACTACCATCAGGATGATATCTACTGGTGTACCGCCGATGTCGGCTGGGTCACGGGCCACAGCTACCTGGTCTATGGCCCGCTGGCCTGCGGGGCGACCACGCTGATGTTTGAAGGGGTGCCGAACTGGCCAGCGCCGACCCGCATGGCGGAAGTGGTCGACAAGCATAAAGTCACCCTGCTCTACACCGCGCCGACGGCAATCCGTGCGCTGATGGCGGAGGGCGACAAGGCGATTGAAGGCACGGACCGCAGCAGCCTGCGCATTATGGGGTCGGTCGGCGAGCCGATTAACCCGGAAGCCTGGGAGTGGTACTACAAAAAAATCGGTAACAGCCGCTGTCCGATCGTGGATACGTGGTGGCAGACCGAAACCGGCGGCTTCATGATCACGCCGCTGCCGGGGGCGACCGAGCTGAAAGCCGGTTCCGCTACCCGTCCGTTCTTTGGCGTGCAACCGGCGCTGGTGGACAACGAAGGTCAGCCGCAGGAAGGCGCCTGTGAAGGCAACCTGGTGATCACGGACTCCTGGCCCGGCCAGGCGCGTACGCTGTATGGCGATCACGACCGCTTCGAGCAGACCTACTTCTCCACCTTTAAAAATGTCTACTTCAGTGGTGACGGCGCCCGTCGCGATGAAGATGGCTACTACTGGATCACCGGCCGCGTCGATGACGTGCTCAACGTCTCGGGTCACCGGCTGGGCACCGCCGAGATCGAGTCGGCGCTGGTTTCGCACCCGAAAATTGCCGAAGCGGCAGTGGTCGGGATCCCGCACAGCATCAAAGGCCAGGCGATTTATGCCTACATCACCCTGAACCACGGTGAAGAGCCGTCGCCGGAGCTCTACAGCGACGTGCGGCAGTGGGTCCGCAAAGAGATCGGCCCCATCGCCACACCGGACGTGCTGCACTGGACCGACTCTCTGCCGAAAACCCGCTCAGGCAAAATCATGCGCCGCATTCTGCGCAAGATCGCCACCGGCGACACCAGTAATCTGGGTGATACCTCGACCCTCGCCGATCCTGGCGTGGTAGAGAAACTGCTTGAGGAGAAGCAGTCGATCAAAATGCCTTAA
- a CDS encoding DUF485 domain-containing protein, translating to MNDALSNQDAINQQIERNPRFHELVRKRQAFATLLSLIMLVLYVGFILLIAFAPGWLGTPLHAGTNVTRGIPIGVGLIVMSFVLTGVYVWRANGEFDRLTKAILSEVKS from the coding sequence ATGAATGACGCCCTTTCGAATCAGGATGCCATCAATCAACAGATTGAACGCAATCCCCGTTTTCATGAGTTAGTCCGTAAACGTCAGGCGTTCGCCACGCTGCTGTCGCTGATTATGCTGGTGCTCTACGTCGGCTTTATCCTGCTGATTGCCTTTGCACCCGGCTGGCTTGGCACGCCGCTGCATGCCGGGACGAACGTCACGCGCGGCATCCCGATTGGCGTCGGGCTGATCGTGATGTCGTTTGTCCTGACCGGCGTCTATGTCTGGCGTGCCAATGGTGAGTTTGACCGTTTAACCAAAGCGATCCTCAGCGAGGTGAAATCATGA
- a CDS encoding cation acetate symporter has translation MTRLTLWLLAMLLPFSALAADAITGAVQRQATNYQAIIMFMIFVGATLGITYWASRRTRSRNDYYTAGGNITGFQNGLAMAGDFMSAASFLGISALVYTSGYDGLIYSLGFLVGWPMILFLIAERLRNLGRYTFADVASYRLKQMPIRILSACGSLVVVALYLIAQMVGAGKLIQLLFGLNYHVAVVLVGILMVMYVLFGGMLATTWVQIIKAVLLLFGATFMAVMVMKATGFSFNTLFTEAMAVHPKGNAIMQPGGLVKDPISALSLGLGLMFGTAGLPHILMRFFTVADAKEARKSVFWATGFMGYFYFLTFIIGFGAILLVGANPIFKDASGALIGGTNMAAVHLANAVGGSTFLGFISAVAFATILAVVAGLTLAGASAVSHDLYASVYRKGQASEKDELRVSKITVLALGVVAIALGILFEKQNIAFMVGLAFSIAASCNFPIILLSMYWSKLTTRGAMVGGWLGLLTAVVLMILGPTVWVQVLGNPAPIFPYEYPALFSMAVAFIGIWIFSITDHTPQGAEERSRFRAQFIRSQTGTGIQQGKAH, from the coding sequence ATGACCCGTCTCACCTTGTGGCTGCTGGCCATGCTGCTGCCCTTCTCCGCCCTGGCGGCCGATGCGATTACCGGCGCGGTGCAGCGCCAGGCGACTAACTACCAGGCGATCATCATGTTTATGATTTTCGTCGGTGCCACGCTGGGCATTACCTACTGGGCCTCCCGGCGTACCCGATCGCGTAACGACTACTACACCGCCGGCGGCAATATCACCGGCTTTCAGAATGGCCTGGCGATGGCGGGTGACTTTATGTCCGCCGCCTCGTTCCTGGGCATCTCGGCGCTGGTCTACACCTCCGGCTATGACGGCCTCATCTACTCGCTCGGCTTCCTGGTCGGCTGGCCGATGATTCTGTTTTTAATCGCCGAGCGGCTGCGCAACCTGGGTCGCTATACCTTTGCCGACGTCGCCTCCTACCGTCTGAAGCAGATGCCGATCCGTATCCTGTCGGCCTGCGGCTCGCTGGTGGTGGTGGCGCTCTACCTGATTGCGCAGATGGTCGGCGCCGGTAAGCTCATCCAGCTGCTGTTTGGTCTTAACTACCATGTGGCGGTGGTGCTGGTGGGCATTCTGATGGTGATGTATGTGCTGTTTGGCGGCATGCTCGCTACCACCTGGGTACAGATCATCAAGGCGGTGCTGCTGCTGTTTGGTGCCACCTTTATGGCGGTGATGGTGATGAAGGCGACCGGTTTCAGCTTCAATACGCTGTTCACCGAGGCGATGGCGGTTCATCCCAAAGGCAACGCCATTATGCAGCCGGGCGGACTGGTGAAAGATCCCATTTCGGCGCTGTCGCTGGGGCTGGGGCTGATGTTCGGTACGGCCGGATTACCGCATATCCTGATGCGTTTCTTTACCGTGGCGGATGCCAAAGAGGCGCGTAAAAGCGTCTTCTGGGCCACCGGCTTTATGGGGTATTTCTACTTCCTCACCTTTATCATCGGCTTTGGCGCCATTCTGCTGGTCGGCGCGAATCCGATCTTTAAAGATGCCAGCGGCGCGCTGATTGGCGGCACCAACATGGCGGCGGTCCACCTGGCGAACGCCGTAGGGGGCAGCACCTTCCTGGGCTTTATCTCTGCGGTTGCCTTCGCCACGATCCTGGCGGTAGTGGCGGGCCTGACCCTGGCGGGCGCCTCGGCGGTGTCACACGATCTCTACGCCAGCGTCTACCGTAAAGGCCAGGCCAGCGAGAAAGATGAGCTGCGGGTCTCCAAAATCACCGTGCTGGCGCTGGGTGTGGTGGCGATTGCGCTGGGCATCCTGTTCGAGAAGCAGAACATCGCCTTTATGGTCGGGCTGGCCTTCTCGATTGCGGCCAGCTGTAACTTCCCGATCATCCTGCTGTCGATGTACTGGTCGAAACTCACGACGCGCGGTGCGATGGTGGGCGGCTGGCTGGGCCTGCTGACGGCCGTGGTCCTGATGATCCTCGGCCCGACCGTGTGGGTGCAGGTACTGGGTAACCCAGCGCCGATTTTCCCGTATGAGTATCCGGCGCTGTTCTCCATGGCCGTGGCGTTTATCGGTATCTGGATCTTCTCCATTACCGACCATACGCCGCAGGGCGCAGAGGAGCGTTCCCGCTTCCGGGCGCAGTTTATTCGTTCACAGACCGGCACCGGTATTCAGCAGGGCAAAGCCCACTGA
- a CDS encoding YfaZ family outer membrane protein, whose product MFKQLVAGSALGLVLLSGAAQAIEGSVDVSEHNTNLNLGLGTTTPGLFLKGNWLRSDHDGSTYGAGLGYNVDFGPLRLAPTAKAIFTHPEDGKDGFAVALGGAANYSFNSMWGVYGEYYYAPESLTDHLDSYQEAAGGLSFTPVSLLNLRVGYQYIELNNKGGRKDNVLVDGPYVGASLRF is encoded by the coding sequence ATGTTTAAGCAACTTGTTGCCGGGAGCGCCCTCGGGCTGGTTTTACTGAGCGGTGCGGCTCAGGCGATTGAAGGTAGTGTGGACGTCAGCGAACACAACACCAATCTGAATCTGGGTCTGGGCACCACGACCCCTGGCCTGTTTCTGAAGGGGAACTGGCTGCGCAGCGACCATGACGGCAGCACCTACGGTGCCGGTCTGGGCTACAACGTTGACTTCGGACCTCTGCGTCTGGCGCCGACCGCAAAAGCGATCTTCACCCATCCTGAAGATGGAAAAGATGGATTTGCGGTGGCGCTGGGTGGCGCTGCGAACTACAGCTTCAACAGCATGTGGGGCGTGTATGGCGAATATTATTACGCGCCGGAGTCGCTTACCGATCACCTCGACAGCTATCAGGAAGCCGCTGGCGGCCTGAGCTTCACGCCGGTTTCCCTGCTGAACCTGCGCGTGGGTTATCAGTACATCGAACTGAATAACAAAGGCGGACGCAAAGATAACGTACTGGTCGATGGCCCGTACGTGGGTGCCTCACTGCGTTTCTGA
- a CDS encoding LrgB family protein, with the protein MRDLLLSLLCVAVTLLVYALNKRLYRRWRTLLLMPLVMTPLVLVALLLLTHISWQDYIAENHWLLWLLGPATLAFAVPVYENVAIIRRHWLSLSAGVITATLVAVCSSVWLARLLTLPEAIQRSLAVRSITTPFALAAAGPIGGQPDLVALFVVITGVFGMAVGDVLFLRIAIKQGVAKGAGFGAASHGAGTARAYQLGQQEGVVASLVMMLSGVVTVVMAPLIGHLMWTI; encoded by the coding sequence ATGCGTGATCTTCTGCTCAGCCTGCTGTGTGTGGCGGTCACGCTGCTGGTTTATGCGCTGAATAAACGGCTCTATCGCCGCTGGCGGACGCTGCTGCTGATGCCGCTGGTGATGACGCCCCTGGTGCTGGTGGCGCTGCTGCTGCTGACGCACATCAGCTGGCAGGATTACATCGCAGAAAACCACTGGCTGCTCTGGCTGCTCGGCCCGGCCACGCTGGCCTTTGCGGTGCCGGTCTATGAGAACGTGGCGATCATCCGACGCCACTGGCTGTCGCTGAGCGCGGGGGTAATCACCGCCACGCTGGTCGCCGTCTGCAGTTCCGTCTGGCTGGCGCGGCTGCTCACCCTGCCGGAGGCGATCCAGCGCAGTCTGGCCGTGCGCTCGATCACCACCCCCTTTGCGCTGGCGGCGGCAGGCCCGATTGGCGGTCAGCCCGATCTGGTGGCGCTGTTCGTGGTGATCACCGGCGTGTTTGGCATGGCGGTGGGCGATGTGCTGTTTCTGCGGATCGCGATTAAGCAGGGCGTGGCGAAAGGAGCCGGATTCGGCGCGGCCTCGCACGGGGCCGGAACCGCACGCGCCTATCAGCTGGGGCAGCAGGAGGGCGTCGTCGCCAGCCTGGTGATGATGCTGTCGGGCGTGGTCACCGTGGTGATGGCGCCCCTGATTGGCCACCTGATGTGGACAATATAG
- a CDS encoding CidA/LrgA family protein, which yields MASLLVSRTHRAAQWFSLPLQLGFYIGLYIACDRLVSWLHLPLPANIVGMLLMLALIVTRIVPLNWVRAGSRWLLAEMLLFFIPAVVAVVNYGDLLRMDGWRICVVIGVSTLLVLASTAWVVDRVYQYEVARAARKQAPDA from the coding sequence ATGGCGTCACTGCTGGTTTCACGCACTCATCGCGCAGCGCAGTGGTTCAGCCTGCCGCTGCAGCTGGGGTTCTATATCGGCCTCTACATCGCCTGCGACCGGCTGGTGAGCTGGCTGCATCTGCCGCTGCCCGCCAATATCGTCGGGATGCTGCTGATGCTGGCGTTAATCGTGACGCGGATCGTGCCGCTGAACTGGGTCAGGGCGGGATCGCGCTGGCTGCTGGCGGAGATGCTGCTGTTCTTTATTCCGGCGGTGGTGGCCGTGGTCAACTATGGCGATCTGCTGCGGATGGATGGCTGGCGCATCTGTGTGGTGATTGGCGTCAGTACGCTGCTGGTGCTGGCCTCGACGGCCTGGGTGGTGGACAGGGTTTATCAGTATGAAGTCGCGCGTGCCGCGCGTAAGCAGGCACCCGATGCGTGA
- a CDS encoding LysR family transcriptional regulator, translating to MDVRALRYFTEVVRQQSFTRAAQKLFVTQPTISKMLRQLEEELGCTLILRDGRRLHLTDSGEAVYQRGLAILQEFHQLEAEIGDINQLKTGELRLGIPPMVGMQIAGSISAFRRRYPGVKLKISEFGGLTVQQAVLAGSLDIALTALPVDAGLPLNTLPLMHHPLCVLLPRHPEWLDRQQMSLTELAQHPLLIFNEEFSLNRQLMQAFQRLSLTPTVAVRSGQWDFLAAMVQAGMGLAILPEPICQRLDKQSLLWLPLESELKWSLGLIWREGCYLSRSAQAWIACCREHWPDEPPRLSV from the coding sequence ATGGATGTTCGTGCCCTGCGTTACTTTACTGAGGTCGTCCGCCAGCAGAGCTTTACCCGGGCGGCACAGAAACTGTTTGTGACCCAGCCGACCATCAGCAAGATGCTGCGTCAGCTGGAGGAGGAGCTGGGCTGCACGCTGATCCTGCGCGATGGCCGCCGTCTGCACCTTACCGACAGCGGCGAGGCGGTCTATCAGCGAGGTCTGGCGATCCTGCAGGAGTTTCATCAGCTGGAGGCGGAGATCGGTGACATTAACCAGCTCAAAACCGGCGAATTACGGCTCGGTATTCCGCCGATGGTCGGTATGCAGATCGCCGGTTCGATTTCCGCCTTTCGCCGCCGCTATCCCGGCGTGAAGCTGAAGATCTCTGAGTTTGGCGGCCTGACGGTTCAGCAGGCGGTGCTGGCGGGCAGCCTTGATATCGCCCTGACCGCCCTGCCGGTGGACGCCGGGCTACCGCTGAACACGCTGCCGCTGATGCACCATCCGCTCTGTGTGCTGCTGCCGCGCCATCCGGAGTGGCTCGACCGCCAGCAGATGAGCCTGACCGAACTCGCACAACATCCCCTGCTGATTTTCAATGAGGAGTTCTCGCTGAATCGTCAGCTGATGCAGGCCTTTCAGCGGCTCAGCCTGACGCCTACGGTGGCGGTGCGCAGCGGACAGTGGGATTTTCTGGCGGCCATGGTGCAGGCCGGGATGGGGCTGGCGATCCTGCCGGAGCCGATCTGTCAGCGTCTGGACAAACAATCTCTGCTGTGGCTGCCGCTGGAATCGGAACTGAAGTGGAGTCTGGGCCTGATCTGGCGGGAGGGCTGCTATCTGTCGCGCAGCGCCCAGGCGTGGATAGCCTGCTGCCGCGAACACTGGCCGGATGAACCGCCGCGCCTGTCGGTATGA
- a CDS encoding Na+/H+ antiporter has product MEIFFTILIMTLVVSLSGVAARILPFQIPLPLVQIAAGALLAWPTFGLHVDFDPELFLVLFIPPLLFADGWKTPISEFLHHGREIIGLALALVLITVIGIGYLIYWMVPGIPLIPAFALAAVLSPTDAVALSGIVGEGRIPKKIMSIVQGEALMNDASGLVSLKFAVAVAMGTMVFTWSGASIEFLKVAIGGLIAGVAVCWLYGKSLRLLSRWSGDDPATQTVLLLLLPFASYLIAEHLGVSGILAAVAAGMTITRSGIIRQAPLAMRLRANSVWQMLEFVFNGMVFLMLGLQLPDILQTSVDQAQADPNVELWMLFADIGLVYLALMVVRFGWLWIMQRFSKRLLKKKPLEFSNYSLRELLIASFAGVRGAITLAGVLSIPLFLSNGDPFPARYELVFIATGVILFSLLVGVVILPVLLRGIDSIDKGAHRRELQSARAVMAGAAIESLHKMEERLENESEENIDPELLKEVSLRVIGNLRRRAEGKNDLEHALYAENLERRFRLTGLRAERAEVYHLRATQQISNETMQKLLHDLDLLEILLIEKEE; this is encoded by the coding sequence ATGGAAATCTTCTTTACTATTCTCATCATGACGCTGGTCGTGTCGCTCTCTGGCGTCGCGGCCCGTATCCTCCCTTTTCAGATCCCGTTGCCGCTGGTCCAGATCGCCGCCGGTGCGCTGCTGGCCTGGCCCACGTTTGGTCTGCATGTGGACTTCGACCCGGAGCTGTTTCTGGTGCTGTTTATCCCGCCGCTGCTGTTCGCGGATGGCTGGAAGACGCCGATCAGCGAGTTCCTGCATCACGGTCGTGAGATCATCGGCTTAGCGCTGGCGCTGGTGCTGATTACCGTGATCGGTATCGGCTATCTGATCTACTGGATGGTGCCTGGCATTCCGCTGATCCCAGCCTTTGCGCTGGCCGCGGTGCTGTCGCCGACCGATGCCGTGGCGCTCTCCGGCATCGTCGGGGAAGGCCGCATTCCCAAGAAGATCATGTCGATTGTTCAGGGTGAAGCCCTGATGAATGATGCGTCGGGCCTGGTCTCCTTGAAGTTTGCCGTCGCCGTCGCGATGGGCACCATGGTGTTTACCTGGAGCGGTGCCAGCATTGAGTTTCTCAAAGTCGCGATAGGCGGGCTGATCGCCGGTGTGGCCGTCTGCTGGCTCTACGGGAAATCGCTGCGTCTGCTCAGCCGCTGGAGCGGCGACGATCCGGCCACGCAGACCGTCCTGCTGCTGCTGCTGCCGTTTGCCTCTTACCTGATTGCCGAACATCTGGGCGTGTCAGGCATTCTGGCGGCCGTGGCGGCCGGGATGACCATCACCCGTTCCGGCATTATCCGTCAGGCACCGCTGGCGATGCGTCTGCGTGCTAACAGCGTCTGGCAGATGCTGGAGTTCGTGTTTAACGGCATGGTCTTCCTGATGCTGGGCCTGCAGCTGCCGGACATCCTGCAGACCTCTGTGGACCAGGCGCAGGCCGATCCCAATGTCGAACTCTGGATGCTGTTTGCCGACATCGGGCTGGTCTATCTGGCGCTGATGGTGGTGCGTTTCGGCTGGCTGTGGATTATGCAGCGCTTCAGCAAACGCCTGCTGAAGAAGAAGCCGCTGGAGTTCTCTAACTACTCGCTGCGTGAACTGCTGATCGCCTCCTTTGCCGGCGTGCGCGGTGCGATTACCCTGGCCGGTGTGCTGTCGATTCCCCTGTTCCTGAGCAACGGTGATCCCTTCCCGGCGCGCTATGAGCTGGTCTTTATCGCCACCGGCGTGATTCTCTTCTCGCTGCTGGTGGGCGTGGTGATCCTGCCGGTGCTGCTGCGCGGCATCGACAGCATCGACAAAGGCGCCCATCGTCGCGAACTGCAGAGCGCCCGCGCAGTGATGGCCGGGGCGGCAATTGAAAGCCTGCACAAGATGGAAGAGCGGCTGGAAAATGAGTCGGAAGAGAATATCGATCCGGAGCTGCTGAAAGAGGTGAGCCTGCGGGTGATTGGCAATCTGCGTCGCCGCGCCGAAGGGAAGAATGACCTGGAACATGCGCTCTACGCCGAAAACCTGGAGCGCCGCTTCCGTCTGACCGGACTGCGCGCCGAGCGTGCCGAGGTCTACCATCTGCGCGCCACTCAGCAGATCTCCAACGAGACCATGCAGAAGTTACTGCATGATCTGGACCTGCTGGAGATCCTGCTGATCGAAAAAGAGGAGTAA
- a CDS encoding NCS2 family permease, translating to MSTESRPASGKLDAWFSISARGSSVRQEILAGLTTFLAMVYSVIVVPGMLGKAGFSPSAVFVATCLVASFGSIVMGLWANMPMVVGCAISLTAFTAFSLVLGQHISVPVALGAVFLMGLLFTLISATGIRAWILRNLPMGVAHGTGIGIGLFLLLIAADGVGLVMKNPGPGLPVTLGHFTTFPVMMTLLGLSAIIGLEKRRVPGGILLTIVVISLLGLIFDPAVSYQGLFALPALRDASGQSLLFSLDIMGAMQPVVLPSVLALVMTAVFDATGTIRAVAGQAGLLDKQGQIINGGRALTTDSVSSLFAGLVGASPAAVYIESAAGTAAGGKTGLTAIVVGLLFLVILFMSPLAYLVPAYATAPALMYVGLLMLSNVSKIDFSDFVDAMSGLLTAVIIVLTCNIVTGIMIGFASLVVGRLVAGEWRKLNIGTVVIAVALVAFYAGGWAI from the coding sequence ATGTCAACTGAATCACGCCCGGCCAGTGGAAAACTGGACGCCTGGTTCTCGATCTCGGCGCGCGGCAGCAGCGTGCGTCAGGAAATTCTGGCCGGACTCACCACCTTCCTGGCGATGGTCTACTCCGTGATTGTGGTGCCGGGGATGCTGGGAAAAGCCGGTTTTTCTCCCTCCGCCGTGTTCGTCGCCACCTGTCTGGTCGCCAGCTTTGGCTCCATCGTCATGGGACTGTGGGCCAATATGCCGATGGTGGTGGGCTGCGCCATCTCCTTAACCGCCTTTACCGCCTTCAGCCTGGTGCTGGGGCAGCACATCAGCGTGCCGGTCGCGCTGGGCGCCGTCTTCCTGATGGGCCTGCTGTTTACCCTGATCTCGGCGACCGGCATCCGCGCCTGGATCCTGCGCAACCTGCCGATGGGCGTCGCGCACGGCACCGGTATCGGGATCGGCCTGTTTCTGCTGCTGATTGCGGCTGACGGCGTGGGGCTGGTCATGAAAAATCCGGGGCCGGGGCTGCCGGTGACCCTGGGCCACTTCACCACCTTTCCGGTGATGATGACGCTGCTGGGGCTGTCTGCGATTATCGGCCTGGAGAAGCGTCGGGTGCCGGGCGGCATTCTGCTGACGATCGTCGTGATTTCGCTGCTGGGGCTGATTTTTGACCCGGCGGTAAGCTATCAGGGGCTGTTTGCGCTGCCCGCCCTGCGCGACGCCAGTGGTCAGTCGCTGCTGTTCAGCCTGGACATTATGGGCGCGATGCAGCCCGTGGTACTGCCCAGCGTCCTGGCGCTGGTGATGACGGCCGTGTTTGATGCCACCGGCACCATCCGCGCGGTGGCGGGCCAGGCCGGTCTGCTGGATAAGCAGGGGCAGATCATCAACGGTGGCCGGGCGCTGACCACCGATTCCGTCAGCAGCCTGTTTGCCGGTCTGGTGGGCGCGTCTCCGGCGGCGGTCTATATTGAGTCGGCGGCCGGTACGGCAGCGGGGGGCAAAACCGGCCTGACCGCGATTGTGGTCGGCCTGCTGTTCCTTGTGATCCTGTTTATGTCACCGCTGGCGTATCTGGTGCCGGCCTACGCCACCGCGCCCGCCCTGATGTATGTCGGCCTGCTGATGCTCAGCAACGTCTCGAAGATCGACTTCAGTGATTTCGTCGATGCGATGTCGGGCCTGCTCACGGCGGTGATCATCGTCCTGACCTGTAACATCGTCACCGGCATCATGATTGGCTTCGCCAGCCTGGTGGTCGGCCGTCTCGTCGCCGGTGAGTGGCGGAAGCTCAACATCGGCACCGTGGTGATCGCTGTGGCGCTGGTGGCCTTTTACGCCGGAGGCTGGGCGATCTGA